The Mycolicibacterium insubricum DNA segment CAGTTCCGGGCGCGCAGCCACCGCCAGCCGTACCCATGCCTCCACTGTCGCAAGCTGAACGTTGTGCAGGAGCGCGCGATCGGCGTCGGGAAGGTTGCCACGCTCGGTGTAGTAGGCGGTCGCCAGATCGGGATCGGCGAACGAGCGGGCCACATAGGCGTCGATCAACATGTTCAGCGCTCGCTCCGGGTTCTTCTCGGCAGCGAGAACATCGGCGATATCGCCGGACACCCGATCGGCGGCCCGGCGGAAGGACGTCGCCAACAGCTCGGGCTTCCCGGTGAAATAACGGTAGATCCCGGAAGCCGGCATCCCCACCGCCGCCGCGATGTCTTCCATGGATGTCTCGTGGTAGTGCTGCGTGCTGAAAAGGTGCATGGAGACCCTGAGCAGTGCCTCATAGCGACCCGCCGCCCCCGAAGTGGCGGTCACGACGGCCGCGTCGGGTTCAGCCCGATCCCCCGGTGCGGACGCGATGGTGGGCAGTTCGGTGCGCAGCACCGCATGCGCGAGCTCCCGCAGCACGTCGTGGATGTCGGCAGAGGCCAGCCGGGCCCGGTGGTCGGCGATGCTGCCGATCACACTGAGGGCCGCCGAGGACAGCGTCCAGCGTTGCCACGAATCCAAATCCGGCCGCAGTTCGGCCAACGGCCGCTGTATCCGGCGATTGACCAGTTTGATCTGGTCCTCGAGCACGGACTGATCCCCATCGTTGAGGTATCGCCCCTCCCAGCGGTAGAGCCCACCCGAATCGCGATTGGCCATCGAAGTATCGATCAGCGCACGAATCACCTGATCCAGCAGGTCGGCGGCGGACACCTCGGACGTCGCCTGGTCCGCGAACGCCGTCTGCTCCACCAATTGCTCCCCCAGGCTGATCACCGCATCCCGAAAGAGCTCGTACTTGCTGGATGCATGCCGGTACAGCCCCGCTGCGGAGATCCCCACCCTGGACGCGATATCACTCATGCTCACCGCGTGGTACCCGAGGGCACTGAACGCCTCGGCCGAGGCGCGCGCGATCTGCGCTTTACGGTCCTTCGGCCGGCGTTTCACCGCCGACCTCGGGTCCACTTGCACTGTTGGCATGCCTCAGCCTACCCCGCAGCGCAACCGCACATAGGAATGATCACTCGCAACCAGATCCACGCTGACACCCGATCAGTTCATTTATCCCATTGAGATGAAACCTCTTTCGACGGTCTGATGCCGTCCGTGCCCATGCCGCAATCGTCATCAATTATCAGAATGACGATTAACTTAGCTCTTGCGCAGCCGAGTTCGAAGTGACATGCTTCACACGACAGCCAGACGTGTGCGATCGGGGAAACAGCACGATGACCTACGAGCTACCCGCTCCCAGGGGGCCGATACGCGACCTGATGATGCAGGCCGGCTACATCGTCGGATTCTCGGTTCAGGCGCTGGTCAGCGTCGTCCTCGCCACCGTCAAACGACGCCTCTCCGTCTACGAGGTGGTGACCCAAACCCTGTTCATCGGGCGGGTGTGCACGGGTCCCTCACTGCTGCTGATGATGCCGATCGGCGTTTTCATCGCCGTCTCGGTCGGCGAACTGGCCGGACGCATCGGCGCGGGCGGCTACTCCGGCGCGGTGGTGGCGTTCATCATCGTCGGGCAGGCCGCCGCCCTGGTCTGCGCTCTGATGATGGCCGGTGTCGCCGGCGCGGCGATCTGCACCGACCTGGGGTCCCGGAAGATCCGCGAGGAAATTGACGCCATGGAGGTCATGGGGCTCGATCTGGTGGAACGGCTGGTCGCCCCGCGCCTGGTCGCCGCGGTGATCGTCTCCATCGCGCTGTGCGCCATGGTGACCTTCGCCGGAATCCTGGCGTGCTACCTCTACCACATCTACCTGCAGCATCTTCCCGCCGGCGCATTCCTGGCAACCTTCAGCCAGTACGGTCGGGCGTCAGACTTCGCAATGGCGCTGATCAAAGCCGCGCTATTCGGCCTCACCGCCACCCTGGTGGCCACCTTCAAGGGCTTACATGCCCGGGGCGGCCCACGCGGTGTTGCCGACTCCGTGAACGAAGGCGTCGTCATGGCCTTCGCCCTGGTGTTCATCCTCAACACGATCCTCTCGGCGCTCTACACGGTCGTGGTTCCCGCGGTTGGCAATTACCGATGACCGCCGTCACCACCTCCGCCTCCTGGCACCGCGTCAGCACGCCGGCTAGCACCGCATACGCCGGCCTGATCACCCTCGGCCGTCACGTCAGCCTGTACACGGTGACCGTGCTGACATTGCCGCAAGCGCTCGTGCGCTACCGCAAGCACACCTTCGGTCAGATCGGCGAGGTCACCTTCGGCACCCGGTCCCTGCTGTCCGGCGGCGGCACCATCGGCATCGTCTTCGCGATGTCACTTGCCGCAGCGATGATGCTGGGTGTCGAGACCCAACGCGGCCTGGAACTCGTTGGTATGAACACCATGTCGGGGATGCTGGCAGCCATCGCCAACACCCGCGAACTGGCCCCCGTTGTGGTCGCCATCGCGCTGGCCGCCAAGGTCGGAACCGGGTTCACCGCGCAGATCGGCGCGATGCGCATCTCCGATGAGATCGACGCGCTCGACGCCATGGGCATCAACTCTGTTCCGTATCTCATCGGAACCCGATTAGTCGCCGCCGTCACCTGCGTGATCCCCATCTACATGATCGGCCTGTTGGCCAGCTACCTGTCCACCCGGACCGTGGTGGTGTTGTTCAACGGCGCCTCGGCCGGAACCTATGACTACTTCTTCCATCTCGCACTCGGCCCGAAAGACCTGCTGTACTCGGGACTCAAGGCCGTCGTCTTCGCCATCGCGGTTGCCCTGGTGCACTGCACCTACGGCTACTTCGCCTCGGGCGGACCCGCAGGTGTGGGGCAAGCCGCCGGACGCGCACTGCGGACCGCCATCCTCACCATCGGCATTCTCGACGTACTACTCACCTTCGCGTTGTGGGGACTCGTCCCGGAGATTCCCGGAATGGGCATATGAGAGCCCGGCGTCGTGGAACCAGTGGGCCGGTCCTGGCTCTGCGCGGCCTGTGCGCGACGATCGCGGCAGCGTTGATCGCCGCGCTGCTGGTCGGCCGCGCCTCCGGCCGGCTGGATCCCGTCGACGACGTGTTCGTCGACGTCCCCGTCGCCGCTGGGCTGATCAGCACCGACGCGCCGATCCGCTATCACGGCGTCAATGTCGGCCGAATCGCCGAAATTACCTCTGGCACAAAACTCTCAACTGTCCGGCTCGCCATCGACAAGACCGCAATAGGTCTCATCCCGAGCTCGGTGGTGGTCCGAGTGGTACCGCGAACATTCTTCGGAGACATCTATCTGCAGCTGGCCGACGGGCGCCACCGCGACGTAGAGACCACGCTGCGCGCCGGCGCGGTCATCACGATCGACGACAGCGAGGACGCAACGTCGATGTACGACGTCTTCCGCAAGATCGTTGCGCTGTTCGCCCAGATCAAACCGGAGAAGATGCAAACCGCTCTCACCGCACTGAGCCAGGGACTGGCCCATCGAGGCAAGGACATTGGCACCACCATCGACAACCTCAGCGAAGCCGCCGACGGCCTCACCCCGGCCGCAATGCAATTCCTCGATGCGACACCGCAATTCCGCGACGTCATGGACGCGCTGCACACCGCCACCCCGGACATCATCAGAACCCTGTCCAACGTCACCGATGTGTCGAACCGGATGGTCGGCGACCCCAACTTCGGGCAGGCTCTGGATGCACTCGCGGATCTGGGTTCGGTGCTGGCCCCGTTCTTGGCCGACCATCGGGAGCAATTGATCACCATCATCGACGGGGCCGGCGCGATCCTGGCCACCACAGCGGCCCGGCAACAAGGACTTGTCGACACCCTCACCGAGGCAAAGACGTTCGCCGACGCCGGCTCGCGGACCTTCTCCACCGGCAAGTTCAGCATCACCGCGGTGGCCACATTCGCCGGGCCGATGCCGTACTCGGCCACGGACTGCCCCGTCTACGGCGGTTCGCGAGGCGCCCAGTGCGCGGCATCCACCCCGATCGACCCGGACAGCGGAGCACCGACCCGCTACGGCACCCTATCTCCGGTGGAACCGTCCACCCCGGCGGCCAACATGCCAAGACCCCAGCAACTGATCGACCCCGACGGGCAGCCCGTCGCCGCACCCTCGGGCGCGAACCCGCGTCCGGTTGTCCCGCCGACCCCGGCCCCGCAACCCC contains these protein-coding regions:
- a CDS encoding TetR/AcrR family transcriptional regulator; translation: MPTVQVDPRSAVKRRPKDRKAQIARASAEAFSALGYHAVSMSDIASRVGISAAGLYRHASSKYELFRDAVISLGEQLVEQTAFADQATSEVSAADLLDQVIRALIDTSMANRDSGGLYRWEGRYLNDGDQSVLEDQIKLVNRRIQRPLAELRPDLDSWQRWTLSSAALSVIGSIADHRARLASADIHDVLRELAHAVLRTELPTIASAPGDRAEPDAAVVTATSGAAGRYEALLRVSMHLFSTQHYHETSMEDIAAAVGMPASGIYRYFTGKPELLATSFRRAADRVSGDIADVLAAEKNPERALNMLIDAYVARSFADPDLATAYYTERGNLPDADRALLHNVQLATVEAWVRLAVAARPELPPERARFAVHAAFALVVDLGRLVGYDTTEQSRARVKTLMAAVLLRPPPARIES
- a CDS encoding MCE family protein; this encodes MRARRRGTSGPVLALRGLCATIAAALIAALLVGRASGRLDPVDDVFVDVPVAAGLISTDAPIRYHGVNVGRIAEITSGTKLSTVRLAIDKTAIGLIPSSVVVRVVPRTFFGDIYLQLADGRHRDVETTLRAGAVITIDDSEDATSMYDVFRKIVALFAQIKPEKMQTALTALSQGLAHRGKDIGTTIDNLSEAADGLTPAAMQFLDATPQFRDVMDALHTATPDIIRTLSNVTDVSNRMVGDPNFGQALDALADLGSVLAPFLADHREQLITIIDGAGAILATTAARQQGLVDTLTEAKTFADAGSRTFSTGKFSITAVATFAGPMPYSATDCPVYGGSRGAQCAASTPIDPDSGAPTRYGTLSPVEPSTPAANMPRPQQLIDPDGQPVAAPSGANPRPVVPPTPAPQPHYPAEVAPSSAIVGGEPETRALTLLQNTVLGTHEDSERPNIATVVMLGPLVRGTKVRVA
- a CDS encoding ABC transporter permease — encoded protein: MTAVTTSASWHRVSTPASTAYAGLITLGRHVSLYTVTVLTLPQALVRYRKHTFGQIGEVTFGTRSLLSGGGTIGIVFAMSLAAAMMLGVETQRGLELVGMNTMSGMLAAIANTRELAPVVVAIALAAKVGTGFTAQIGAMRISDEIDALDAMGINSVPYLIGTRLVAAVTCVIPIYMIGLLASYLSTRTVVVLFNGASAGTYDYFFHLALGPKDLLYSGLKAVVFAIAVALVHCTYGYFASGGPAGVGQAAGRALRTAILTIGILDVLLTFALWGLVPEIPGMGI
- a CDS encoding MlaE family ABC transporter permease yields the protein MTYELPAPRGPIRDLMMQAGYIVGFSVQALVSVVLATVKRRLSVYEVVTQTLFIGRVCTGPSLLLMMPIGVFIAVSVGELAGRIGAGGYSGAVVAFIIVGQAAALVCALMMAGVAGAAICTDLGSRKIREEIDAMEVMGLDLVERLVAPRLVAAVIVSIALCAMVTFAGILACYLYHIYLQHLPAGAFLATFSQYGRASDFAMALIKAALFGLTATLVATFKGLHARGGPRGVADSVNEGVVMAFALVFILNTILSALYTVVVPAVGNYR